The nucleotide window AGCTGCAATGGCAAACTGCTTCTTGAGCTAATTGCAACTTCCATGCCtgaaaactttttctttttcttatgttttggGTTTTCCTGATTCTTCTTTTCATGATGGATGTTTGAGGAGtgaaaacataaatatttcttttttcaattcttAAGCTGGAATAATCTCTGCAATTGTTTGTACATTAGTACATAACAACCTTGTTTGAttaaaatgtttcttttttggTTGTTGCTCATCTGTATTTTGTTTTGAGGCTACAAGGGCTTTGGCATTGAATCTGTTCCCCCATGAAAGACAAAGGCGCAGCTTGAAAGACagcttaggggtcgtttggtgtgaagtATAATATCAAATAGTCatgggattaaattatagtaccacttaatttgttgtttggttggcaagtctggaataacttatcccgggattaataattagtatcgGGATAAATTATCCTTCcccttgggtggtatagtaatcccaggataacttatcccgggataaagTAAGTAAATATCAAAAATGtttctttcaaccctttttatACGCCACTTTTTACATtcattaagggcatttttgtaaaaaaataaattgttcttaaaatttattattttgaatataacaaaccaaacattcaataaaaaataatcttatcaTAACTTATTCCATCATATGACAAATGTTTGTGGCGGGTGCGGGTGTGTATTTTCTAATTAGTGTATAATGTATACGCAATGATTATACAGGCTAAGATTTGTAAAAAATTAAGATTATGGTTCTTGTTGTGGGTTCTGTCGGACGGCtgtaaaaaatatctttttaatataacaacaacaacaacatacccagtgaaatcccagaAGGTAACGTAGTGATAGTACTATTACTATATTAATAATCTAGTCGATTTGGGTACGTAATGCTCTAACAAAATATGATTGTATTAATCTTTCGAAGTAAGAGTAATAAGAAAATGTTATTAGTAATGCTATTGGAGCACTAAATATCCACTAATAACAGGAAAGTTAACATGTTATTTATGAGTTAAATATGGCAAACAAAAAACTTACAATGATAAATATCTAATGTAATTTCatataagtagggataaatatCTAATGAATTTTCATGTAAGTGGGGATGAAGAGGATAAAGTGAAACcgttttcaaaaattaaaaacgtAATCAAACATATTTTTGTAGCCTCCTTTCCTTAtcaacaatatatttatatttatcttattatctGTACATGAATAAGATGACGAATCAAACTGAGATAACTAGTGACATAATATGGACATAGTTTTGTTccattaaagaaagaaaaagaaaaaaaaggatattCCAAATGGGCTGACCCGCCTCTTTTAGTTCCAACAGCCAATTGAAGCCTCAAATACAAACTCGGTAGCGTCTCCATTTCTAGTTTTGCTAAAAATCTTATCCTCATTTACGTCCATTGTCGATCGGTTCTCCAATGGCGAAGCCAATCGTCGACACCGAGTACATCAAAGAAATCGAGAAAGCTCGTCGAGACCTCCGCGCTCTCATCTCCAACAAAAACTGTGCTCCGATCATGCTTCGCTTAGCGTAATCTCTCTTTCTTTTACTCTCCACACATATACTATATGTATCGTCTActgtatgtttttatatatagatttattCATTTATGTTTCTGCGCTAGATGGCACGATGCAGGAACGTATGATGCTAAATCAAAGACTGGTGGACCAAATGGTTCTATCAGAAATGAGGAAGAGTTCACTCATGGTGCTAATAATGGCTTGAAAATCGCTCTTGATTTTTGCGGTAACATTTTTCCCCCCTTCAAATCTACTGGATTTTGATTGTTCAGCTTCATTCGCTGTGTTTTCATAGTATTATTATCACTCATGTGTTGTTGATTTAGACTTATCGGGTTGACTAATGTATTAGCTGTATATGTTTGCAATTTCATCTGGCGTTTTGAAATCCGTTGCGTATAGACTGTACCAGTATAATTACTTATTGATTTGTGGAATTTACACTTAAGACTAGCTTAATTATAGATCTCTTAATTCAAAAGAAGTTTAGCAAGGTGAAAAGTTATCAAAACTCAGTGTTGCAAGTAAGACTGTTGATATTTACTTTCTATTATAGCCataaaattcaaactattagacTCTGTACTTGGTGGAAACGCTATGAGGGGGGTGACGTTGAATATGCATAAATATTTCACTCGATTAGCTAGAGTTTAAAGGAGAGTTGGACGGTCACCCCACCCCTACAAGCACTGATGGAATCTAGGGGTTGTTATTTCCTCAAGGATAAAGTGATGTGCTTCAGGCAGTCTCGCCAAAACTATCCCTAGTGAAAAGCAGTCAATTGTTTTGATTTTAACTactttaaaagatgaaaaatgtaTTCCCATGCCCTTCCTTAAACAGAGTGTCGTGCAGTGTCGcaaacttgaatgttaaattgtGCAAGTGTCCACCAGAAAGCACTATTTGATGTAAACTTCTCTTTAAAATTGTGAATGGCATTATCATTACCTTTTTTAACATGTTACGTTTCTCCTTGCAGAAGCAGTGAAGTCTAAACATCCAAAGATTACGTATGCAGATCTATACCAGGTGACTCCATTGTTCTATTTctagaaatatttttctttgttttcataTTGCTTAGAAAGGATGATCAACTTGATCATCTCTTTAAGTGAATGAGTGGCTCATCTGATGAAGATTGAGGCGATACTCCGGTTTAATAGATCAGCATTATAGAGAGGAAATTGTACTTCTTGTAAGTTTAGATTTCAAATGAGATTCGTTGGAAAAGTTTCTTTCTAGACAATTCTCTTCGTTTTACAGAAGCTACTTAATTAGAATAAATGGAATCCTTGCTTAGTTAGGCCATAATCCCTCCATGCTACAAGGACTACAGATCTTGCCTACCCTCAACCTATCCAATATGTGGAGAAAGAATGAACAAAATTGAATGTGAAGCATTCTATTTAACTGTGTTGCTTCCCGTGCTGTTGGCCATGACAATTTACCGAGTGTTTATAGTTGTAACATATAAATGACAGTCTGACACCCAACAGGCGGTGTCTTACTGACATGGCACATGAAAGTCAAAGACAAATTCATATGGACTGATGAAAATGCACCTTTCATTTGTGCAAGCgctgattattttttttgggttagACATGTTGTAGCAATGATATTATCCTGAAAGGGGATCCTAGATCTTTTACTTAATAACTGAGATTTATTATATTCTGTTACATTTCAATTGTTGGTGCTATGTTAATATTAAGATCTGTTAATGCACAGATTAGTTGAGGGGAGCTGACTTCTTATCAAAAATCTGTTCCATGTTTAGCTTGCAGGTGTTGTTGCAGTCGAGGTGACTGGTGGTCCGACTATTGAATTTGTCCCTGGTAGGAAGGTAACAAAGCTTTTACCTTTTGTTACTTCTTTACCAACCACTTAATAGTGAAGTGCTAATGCTTTTATACCTCTGTCTTTTTCCTCAGGATTCCAGTGTTTCTCCAAAGGAAGGGCGGTTACCAGATGCTAAACAAGGTTTCACAAACTGATTTTCTTCTCTGTATATGTTATCATGTGGCCGGCAAAATCTTTTTTCCTCGGTGGGAATATAACACCTACTAATTAGCATGCATATAACTGCTAGTGTTTTCTAGGATATTTGTATTAGTAAATCATGCTGGCTATCCCAAAACCTTCAGATGAGACGACATATTaaaatccacaaccaaactTAAGTGGAAGATGAACTAGACAAGGCATGGAGTGCATCCTAAGGGGTAAGGTGTTGAGGagtggaaaaataaagaattagtGTCTTGTTGGGGTTTCTAGTTGAACGGTAGTGTTCTAAACGGGTAAGACAAGTctataaaaaagaatatcaGAAAGGATGACATGGCTTAGTTCGTTATGGATGTTGTGGGTGGTGTGTTTGGTTGGTCCCAGTGTCGAATTGGAATTTAGCTAAACCTGAAATAAGGAACTTTTATTTCTGTTGATCTtatcagaaaaaaaaagtttgaaggTGGCATTCCTGTCTGACAAGTCCTGTTTTACCTAGTGCTTGTCAGTCTAATACACATACTCCCTTCATTTGACCCTTGTGTgcataaaataaacattttaatgACTCCTGAAAAATATCTCTCTGACAAGTCCAATATTGAAGGTCTTAATGCATTGCTGTTTGGTTAATTGTTGGGTTGAAGATATGAAGATGTCACAATATCGTACTGCTATGTTGGAAGTGGAGATGTTGAGTATGACCTGGCAAAACAATTCATGATTCCTATGATTAGTCTGCTTTGGCTTAGCCGTCATCACCTTATGATGACTAGTTATTTCAGCTTTCAATGATGTTTCTCATGAAATTTTTGATGTTGAAAAGTAAGTGTTCATATCTAAATAAATCATTATTCGAGCTTAGAGGTTCACCTTTTTGCTCATAGTTTGTAAGAGTCAATTCTTCTGTTTGCAGTGTTTTGTCAACAAGATTCAGTTTTTTAGATCTGTAaattgtttgataaaatagcTTGTAGAAGGTTGAGCTTCTCTGATTCTTTTGTGATTGATGGTAGGTGTGCCACATCTTAAAGATGTATTTTATAGGATGGGTTTGTCTGACAAAGATATAGTGGCTCTATCAGGGGGTCATACACTGGTAAGTTGCCTTCTCTTCCCATAATTGTAGAttagttttcaatttttatgttcttctCCTCTTGTACTAAGAACCACAAGTAACATGTTGTAGTGCTGAAATCCAAACACACATGACAAACACACATGACAATTAGATCATTTGATATGTCTGCAGGGAAGGGCACATCCAGAGAGATCAGGCTTTGATGGTCCATGGACAAAGGAGCCACTGAAATTTGACAATTCATATTTTGTGTAAGAAATATGGGCATATAAGCTAGTTGTTGGATACTTATGGCCTTTTTCTTTGAATGGACTCCAAAGTCTTTTTCTGTCTGAGGAAGGGCAGTAATAAAGTATATCTTCTAGGTTGGTCActaattattattgattttttgaaTCCAGGGAGCTGCTTAAGG belongs to Solanum stenotomum isolate F172 chromosome 1, ASM1918654v1, whole genome shotgun sequence and includes:
- the LOC125867429 gene encoding L-ascorbate peroxidase 3; translation: MAKPIVDTEYIKEIEKARRDLRALISNKNCAPIMLRLAWHDAGTYDAKSKTGGPNGSIRNEEEFTHGANNGLKIALDFCEAVKSKHPKITYADLYQLAGVVAVEVTGGPTIEFVPGRKDSSVSPKEGRLPDAKQGVPHLKDVFYRMGLSDKDIVALSGGHTLGRAHPERSGFDGPWTKEPLKFDNSYFVELLKGESEGLLKLPTDIALLDDPEFRHYVELYAKDEDAFFRDYAISHKKLSELGFTPSSGSKAMVRDGTILAQSAVGVVVAAAVVALSYWYEVRKRMK